A section of the Halichoerus grypus chromosome 11, mHalGry1.hap1.1, whole genome shotgun sequence genome encodes:
- the MTA2 gene encoding metastasis-associated protein MTA2 isoform X2 produces MEMKVWDPDNPLTDRQIDQFLVVARAVGTFARALDCSSSIRQPSLHMSAAAASRDITLFHAMDTLQRNGYDLAKAMSTLVPQGGPVLCRDEMEEWSASEAMLFEEALEKYGKDFNDIRQDFLPWKSLASIVQFYYMWKTTDRYIQQKRLKAAEADSKLKQVYIPTYTKPNPNQIISVGSKPGMNGAGFQKGLTCESCHTTQSAQWYAWGPPNMQCRLCASCWIYWKKYGGLKTPTQLEGAARGTTEPHSRGHLSRPEAQSLSPYTTSANRAKLLAKNRQTFLLQTTKLTRLARRMCRDLLQPRRAARRPYAPINANAIKAECSIRLPKAAKTPLKIHPLVRLPLATIVKDLVAQAPLKPKTPRGTKTPINRNQLTQNRGLGGIMVKRAYETMAGAGVPFSANGRPLASGIRSSSQPAAKRQKLNPADAPNPVVFVATKDTRALRKALTHLEMRRAARRPNLPLKVKPPLIAVRPPVPLSAPAHPASTNEPIVLED; encoded by the exons ATGGAGATGAAGGTCTGGGACCCAGACAACCCTCTCACAGACCGGCAGATTGATCAGTTTCTCGTGGTGGCCCG AGCTGTGGGCACCTTTGCAAGAGCCCTAGATTGCAGCAGCTCCATTCGGCAGCCAAGCCTGCACATGAGCGCAGCCGCCGCCTCCCGAGATATCACCCTG tTCCATGCAATGGATACGCTGCAGAGGAATGGCTATGACTTGGCTAAAGCCATGTCGACCCTGGTGCCCCAGGGGGGCCCGGTGCTATGTCGGGATGAGATGGAGGAGTGGTCTGCCTCGGAGGCTATGCTGTTTGAGGAGGCCCTGGAGAAGTATGGGAAGGATTTCAATGATATTCGCCAGGACTTT CTGCCTTGGAAGTCACTCGCCAGCATAGTCCAGTTTTATTACATGTGGAAAACCACAGACCGCTATATTCAGCAG aAAAGATTGAAAGCTGCTGAAGCAGACAGCAAACTAAAACAAGTCTATATCCCTACCTA TACTAAGCCAAATCCTAACCAGATCATCTCTGTGGGCTCGAAACCTGGCATGAATGGCGCTGGATTCCAGAAGGGCCTGACTTGTGAGAGCTGCCACA CCACACAGTCTGCTCAGTGGTATGCCTGGGGCCCACCCAACATGCAGTGCCGCCTCTGTGCTTCCTGTTGGATCTACTGGAAGAAGTATGGGGGACTGAAGACCCCGACCCAGCTTGAGGGGGCTGCTCGGGGCACAACA GAGCCACACTCGAGGGGTCATTTGTCTAGACCTGAAGCCCAAAGTCTCTCCCCCTATACGACCAGCGCCAACCGGGCCAAGCTGCTGGCTAAGAACAGGCAAACATTCCTGCTCCAGACCACAAAGCTGACCCGTCTGGCCAGACGCATGTGCAGGGACCTGTTACAGCCGAGGAGGGCTGCCCGACGACCCTATGCCCCTATCAATGCCAATGCCATCAAGGCGGAGT GCTCCATTCGACTTCCTAAGGCTGCGAAGACTCCATTGAAGATTCACCCTCTGGTGCGGCTGCCGCTGGCAACCATCGTCAAAGATCTGG TGGCCCAGGCGCCTCTGAAACCAAAAACACCTCGGGGTACCAAGACACCGATCAACAGAAACCAGCTGACCCAGAACCGGGGTCTGGGGGGCATTATGGTGAAACGGGCCTATGAAACT atggcAGGAGCAGGGGTTCCCTTCTCTGCCAATGGAAGGCCTCTGGCCTCAGGGATTCGTTCAAGCTCACAGCCAGCAGCCAAGCGTCAGAAACTAAACCCAGCTGATGCCCCCAATCCTGTGGTGTTTGTGGCCACAAAGGATACCAG GGCCCTGCGGAAGGCTCTGACCCATCTGGAAATGCGGCGAGCTGCCCGCCGGCCCAACTTGCCCCTGAAGGTGAAGCCACCACTGATTGCAGTGCGGCCCCCAGTCCCACTGTCTGCACCCGCACATCCTGCCAGCACCAATGAGCCCATTGTCCTGGAGGATTGA
- the MTA2 gene encoding metastasis-associated protein MTA2 isoform X1, giving the protein MAANMYRVGDYVYFENSSSNPYLVRRIEELNKTANGNVEAKVVCLFRRRDISSSLNSLADSNAREFEEESKQPGVSEQQRHQLKHRELFLSRQFESLPATHIRGKCSVTLLNETDILSQYLEKEDCFFYSLVFDPVQKTLLADQGEIRVGCKYQAEIPDRLAEGESDNRNQQKMEMKVWDPDNPLTDRQIDQFLVVARAVGTFARALDCSSSIRQPSLHMSAAAASRDITLFHAMDTLQRNGYDLAKAMSTLVPQGGPVLCRDEMEEWSASEAMLFEEALEKYGKDFNDIRQDFLPWKSLASIVQFYYMWKTTDRYIQQKRLKAAEADSKLKQVYIPTYTKPNPNQIISVGSKPGMNGAGFQKGLTCESCHTTQSAQWYAWGPPNMQCRLCASCWIYWKKYGGLKTPTQLEGAARGTTEPHSRGHLSRPEAQSLSPYTTSANRAKLLAKNRQTFLLQTTKLTRLARRMCRDLLQPRRAARRPYAPINANAIKAECSIRLPKAAKTPLKIHPLVRLPLATIVKDLVAQAPLKPKTPRGTKTPINRNQLTQNRGLGGIMVKRAYETMAGAGVPFSANGRPLASGIRSSSQPAAKRQKLNPADAPNPVVFVATKDTRALRKALTHLEMRRAARRPNLPLKVKPPLIAVRPPVPLSAPAHPASTNEPIVLED; this is encoded by the exons ATGGCGGCCAACATGTACCGGGTGGGGG ATTATGtctattttgaaaattcttcTAGCAATCCTTACCTGGTTAGACGGATTGAGGAGCTCAACAAG ACTGCAAATGGAAACGTGGAGGCAAAGGTTGTGTGCCTTTTCCGGCGAAGGGACATTTCTAGTAGCCTCAACAGCCTGGCTGATAGCAATGCCA GGGAGTTTGAGGAGGAATCAAAGCAGCCAGGGGTGTCGGAGCAGCAGCGACATCAGCTGAAGCACCGGGAGCTTTTTCTTTCTCGGCAGTTTGAATCGTTACCAGCCACCCACATACG GGGGAAATGCAGTGTGACCCTCTTGAATGAGACTGACATCTTGAGCCAGTACTTGGAAAAGGAG GACTGCTTTTTTTACTCACTGGTGTTTGACCCTGTGCAGAAGACACTTCTAGCTGATCAGGGGGAGATCAGAGTTGGTTGCAAATACCAAGCTGAGATCCCAGATCGCCTGGCAGAGG GAGAATCTGATAATCGGAACCAACAGAAGATGGAGATGAAGGTCTGGGACCCAGACAACCCTCTCACAGACCGGCAGATTGATCAGTTTCTCGTGGTGGCCCG AGCTGTGGGCACCTTTGCAAGAGCCCTAGATTGCAGCAGCTCCATTCGGCAGCCAAGCCTGCACATGAGCGCAGCCGCCGCCTCCCGAGATATCACCCTG tTCCATGCAATGGATACGCTGCAGAGGAATGGCTATGACTTGGCTAAAGCCATGTCGACCCTGGTGCCCCAGGGGGGCCCGGTGCTATGTCGGGATGAGATGGAGGAGTGGTCTGCCTCGGAGGCTATGCTGTTTGAGGAGGCCCTGGAGAAGTATGGGAAGGATTTCAATGATATTCGCCAGGACTTT CTGCCTTGGAAGTCACTCGCCAGCATAGTCCAGTTTTATTACATGTGGAAAACCACAGACCGCTATATTCAGCAG aAAAGATTGAAAGCTGCTGAAGCAGACAGCAAACTAAAACAAGTCTATATCCCTACCTA TACTAAGCCAAATCCTAACCAGATCATCTCTGTGGGCTCGAAACCTGGCATGAATGGCGCTGGATTCCAGAAGGGCCTGACTTGTGAGAGCTGCCACA CCACACAGTCTGCTCAGTGGTATGCCTGGGGCCCACCCAACATGCAGTGCCGCCTCTGTGCTTCCTGTTGGATCTACTGGAAGAAGTATGGGGGACTGAAGACCCCGACCCAGCTTGAGGGGGCTGCTCGGGGCACAACA GAGCCACACTCGAGGGGTCATTTGTCTAGACCTGAAGCCCAAAGTCTCTCCCCCTATACGACCAGCGCCAACCGGGCCAAGCTGCTGGCTAAGAACAGGCAAACATTCCTGCTCCAGACCACAAAGCTGACCCGTCTGGCCAGACGCATGTGCAGGGACCTGTTACAGCCGAGGAGGGCTGCCCGACGACCCTATGCCCCTATCAATGCCAATGCCATCAAGGCGGAGT GCTCCATTCGACTTCCTAAGGCTGCGAAGACTCCATTGAAGATTCACCCTCTGGTGCGGCTGCCGCTGGCAACCATCGTCAAAGATCTGG TGGCCCAGGCGCCTCTGAAACCAAAAACACCTCGGGGTACCAAGACACCGATCAACAGAAACCAGCTGACCCAGAACCGGGGTCTGGGGGGCATTATGGTGAAACGGGCCTATGAAACT atggcAGGAGCAGGGGTTCCCTTCTCTGCCAATGGAAGGCCTCTGGCCTCAGGGATTCGTTCAAGCTCACAGCCAGCAGCCAAGCGTCAGAAACTAAACCCAGCTGATGCCCCCAATCCTGTGGTGTTTGTGGCCACAAAGGATACCAG GGCCCTGCGGAAGGCTCTGACCCATCTGGAAATGCGGCGAGCTGCCCGCCGGCCCAACTTGCCCCTGAAGGTGAAGCCACCACTGATTGCAGTGCGGCCCCCAGTCCCACTGTCTGCACCCGCACATCCTGCCAGCACCAATGAGCCCATTGTCCTGGAGGATTGA